One window of Microcoleus vaginatus PCC 9802 genomic DNA carries:
- a CDS encoding MgtC/SapB family protein — MSIANLWSPDHWLGLLLRLCLAMFVGGIIGWERQLRHKPAGLRTHMLVSMGSALFVLIPLAMGKNESGGEAFGRVIQGIAAGIGFLGGGEILRQNQEEIGKVEVHGLTSAAAIWVSAALGTAAGCGLWQLALIGALMSLFVLRGIKELERRSREK, encoded by the coding sequence TTGTCGATCGCTAACTTGTGGTCTCCCGATCATTGGCTAGGCCTACTATTAAGGTTGTGCCTAGCCATGTTCGTTGGCGGAATTATTGGATGGGAGCGCCAACTCAGACACAAACCAGCGGGGTTAAGAACTCATATGCTAGTAAGTATGGGTTCTGCGCTGTTTGTTTTAATACCACTAGCAATGGGTAAAAATGAAAGTGGAGGAGAGGCTTTTGGGCGCGTAATTCAAGGCATTGCTGCCGGGATTGGGTTTTTGGGAGGCGGAGAAATCCTGCGGCAAAATCAAGAGGAAATAGGCAAAGTGGAAGTTCACGGGCTCACCTCTGCCGCCGCTATTTGGGTGTCAGCAGCTTTAGGAACTGCGGCAGGATGCGGGTTGTGGCAACTGGCATTAATTGGCGCTTTAATGTCGCTGTTTGTTCTGAGAGGAATTAAAGAGTTAGAGCGTCGGAGTCGCGAGAAATAG